The Deltaproteobacteria bacterium genome includes a window with the following:
- a CDS encoding ABC transporter ATP-binding protein: protein MTRSKHLDSLEAYQLIVEDIALTFGGIKALSGVTTGVRPGEIFAIIGPNGAGKTCLLNCINRFYQPEAGKIVFEGQDITRIKPHKIAELGIARTFQNVELFGHMNVLDNIKLGRHVHLKSGFFSGGIYYGKTRREELTLRKEIEETIIDLLEIEPIRKQIVHTLPYGLQKRVELARALAMKPKILLLDEPATGMNLEETEDMARFILDINEEWGVTIILIEHDMGMVMDICDRICVLDFGQKIAEGRPEEIRHNEEVIKAYLGEQDLAYSRLGA, encoded by the coding sequence ATGACCCGGTCAAAGCATCTCGACAGTCTTGAGGCCTATCAATTGATCGTTGAGGATATCGCCTTGACCTTTGGAGGGATCAAGGCCCTTTCCGGGGTCACCACCGGTGTCAGGCCGGGGGAGATCTTTGCCATTATCGGCCCCAACGGCGCCGGGAAAACCTGTCTGCTGAACTGCATCAACCGCTTTTATCAACCGGAGGCCGGGAAGATCGTTTTCGAAGGACAGGACATTACCAGGATCAAGCCCCATAAAATTGCTGAACTGGGGATTGCCCGGACCTTTCAAAATGTCGAACTCTTCGGTCATATGAACGTCCTGGATAACATTAAATTAGGCCGACATGTCCATCTGAAATCAGGATTTTTTTCGGGCGGGATATACTATGGAAAAACCCGTCGCGAAGAGCTGACTCTGCGCAAAGAAATCGAGGAGACGATCATTGATCTTCTGGAAATCGAGCCGATACGTAAGCAGATCGTTCATACCCTGCCTTACGGGCTGCAGAAGCGGGTCGAATTGGCCCGGGCTTTGGCCATGAAACCCAAGATCTTACTCCTTGATGAGCCGGCCACCGGTATGAACCTGGAAGAAACCGAAGACATGGCCCGGTTTATCCTGGACATCAACGAAGAATGGGGGGTGACCATTATCCTGATCGAACATGATATGGGAATGGTCATGGATATTTGTGATCGGATCTGTGTCCTGGATTTCGGCCAAAAAATTGCCGAGGGCCGGCCGGAAGAAATCAGGCATAATGAAGAGGTTATCAAGGCCTACCTGGGCGAACAGGATCTGGCCTATTCGAGGTTGGGAGCATAA